Below is a window of bacterium DNA.
AATGATAAATTCGAAACGATGGCGATAAAAAAGGTTTTTGGCGACCATGCATATAAACTAGCGGTGAGTTCAACAAAATCAATGATTGGTCATCTACTTGGCGCTGCGGGTGGAGTCGAGTTTATTGTGAGTGTCCTGTCGATAGTAAACAATAAATTAACGCCAACGATAAACTATGAATTTCCCGATCCGGATTGTGATTTGGATTATGTTCCAAACCATGCCCGTGACGCACAGGTTGATGTCATACTCTCAAACTCACTTGGCTTCGGAGGCCATAACGCTACGATATTAGCTAAACGGTTTCAAGAATAGAACGTATGCTTAGCAAGTTGGAAAAAATATTAGGATATACGTTTCGGAATCGGGAAACGCTAAATCTAGCGTTAACGCATACCTCCTATGTGAACGAAGAGCATCCGGGAGTAACCCAGGATAATGAACGGTTGGAATTTCTTGGTGATGCGGTGATTAATTTCATTATCTCAGATTATATCTATCACCTGCAACCGGAACTGGACGAGGGAAAATTAGCAAAATTGAAAGCGGTGGTGGTAAGTGAAGCGGTATTAGCACGACAAGCGCGGGCAATTAAATTAGGTGAATTTCTCCGCCTGGGAAAAGGCGAACTGCGTTCTGGTGGCGCTAGTCGTGCATCCATTTTAGGCGATGCGTTTGAAGCGGTAGTCGGTGCGATGTATCTTGACGGTGGTATCGAAATAACCCGACAATTTATACTGTCACAATTGCAGAGCACAATGGATGCCGTGCTCCATGATGCATATACGAAGGACTATAAATCGCTACTGCAAGAACTCGCCCAATCGGAAAGTGGCGCTACTCCGCGCTATGAGGTGGTTCGACAAAGCGGTCCCGACCATAATAAATTATTCGTGGTTAAGGTAACAATTCGCGGGCTCGATTATGGTATGGGTAAAGGGAAAAGTAAAAAGGAAGCGGAACAAAAAGCTGCACGGATGGGGTTTCGTAAATTACGGAGAGAACTTAGAAAAACGATTTGAATGGTTATAAGCGATACATCTATCGCTGTAATCATTGTTTAAATTTTTTAAATGAAACCTAGAATTTATTCGATTTTTTTACCACAACAAGGCTGTCCGAACCAATGTATCTATTGTAACCAAGTGGCAGTGACCGGGATAAAGTCAAGTCCGAGCTACAATGAAATCCAAGACCAGATTGTTTCTTTTCTCGCTGGAGAACGAACTTCGATTGAACCAGAAATAGCGTTTTACGGCAGCAATTTTACCGGCCTTGCCTGGTCAACGCAGCAAGAATTGCTCGAACTGGTTAAACGAGCCAACCGCAAGACTGGAAAAAATGCTACGGTTAGAATTTCAACTCGACCAGATTATATCAACGAACCACTCCTTGCTCGATTAAAACGATATAATGTTTCAACCATTGAATTAGGGATTCAATCGTTGTCAAATGAGGTTCTTGCAACGAGTAGAAGAGGGTATACCGCAGAAACCGCCTTGGCTGCTTGTAGAAACGTTATCTCTGCCGGATTTCAGCTCGGGGTTCATTTGATGCTCGGATTGCCTTATGATTCTGAAGAAACTGCATTGCAGTCTATAGATAAAATTCTTAGTGTTCATCCAAACTTTATTCGTTTACATCCGACTCTCGTTTTACGAGATACCGAGTTAGCGGAACTATATTATACTGGGAAATATCAACCGTTATCTCTTGACCAAGCTATAGCGTGGTGTAAGGAGATAGCGATTCGCTGTGAACAATCAGCTGTGCCTATTGTGCGATTTGGCTTGCAGCCAACCCCGGAACTCGGTAAACCCGGAACCATTATTGCAGGACCATTCCATCCTGCATTTGGTGAATTAGTTAAATCAGCGATAGCGTTTGACCGAATGCATCAACAGTTGGCTAATCTGTTCGGCGCCCGGCAAACAAGCAGCACAATATCATTTTATGTCCCGGCAAACGAACTGTCAATCTACCGTGGACAACATAACCAGAATATCACTCGCTTAAAACAGCTCTGGCGTATTGATAATCTTATGGTAAAAGCAATGCGGGATAATCATAAAGGTATAGAATCCGGTGAAAAAATATCAATGTTAAATTATTCTTCTATATAAAATAAAAGGAGTTAAAAACTATGGATTATTTTTTAACTGATGAACAAAAAATGATTCAAGAGTTGGCGTATCGGATAGCAATTGATAAAGTTGCGCCAGTCGCTGCGCAGTTAGATGAAACTGAAGAGTTTCCTTGGGATTTAATGAAAGTTATGGCAGAAGCGGATTTATTCGGGTTATATATAGCACCGGAGTATGGCGGGTTTGGTGGCGGTTGTTTTGAGTTATCGTTAGCGGTTGAACAGATTTCGCGTGCTTGTGGTGGGGTAGCGGTATGCTATGCGGCAACCGCGCTCGGTACGTTTCCGATAATTCTTTTTGGGAACGAGGAACAGAAAAGGAAATATCTTCCTGACATCGCTAAGGGGAAAAAACTTGCAGCGTTCGGATTAACTGAACCGGATGCCGGTAGCGATGCCGGGGGAATTAAAACCACTGCAACGAAAGATGGCGATTATTACATACTCAACGGGACTAAACAGTGGATTACCAACGGCGGCGAAGCAGAAGTTTATACTATTATTGCGATGACTGACCGAACGAAAGGAGCGCGCGGTGCTACCGCATTTATTGTTGATAAAGGAACGCCTGGG
It encodes the following:
- the rnc gene encoding ribonuclease III, whose product is MLSKLEKILGYTFRNRETLNLALTHTSYVNEEHPGVTQDNERLEFLGDAVINFIISDYIYHLQPELDEGKLAKLKAVVVSEAVLARQARAIKLGEFLRLGKGELRSGGASRASILGDAFEAVVGAMYLDGGIEITRQFILSQLQSTMDAVLHDAYTKDYKSLLQELAQSESGATPRYEVVRQSGPDHNKLFVVKVTIRGLDYGMGKGKSKKEAEQKAARMGFRKLRRELRKTI
- a CDS encoding radical SAM protein codes for the protein MKPRIYSIFLPQQGCPNQCIYCNQVAVTGIKSSPSYNEIQDQIVSFLAGERTSIEPEIAFYGSNFTGLAWSTQQELLELVKRANRKTGKNATVRISTRPDYINEPLLARLKRYNVSTIELGIQSLSNEVLATSRRGYTAETALAACRNVISAGFQLGVHLMLGLPYDSEETALQSIDKILSVHPNFIRLHPTLVLRDTELAELYYTGKYQPLSLDQAIAWCKEIAIRCEQSAVPIVRFGLQPTPELGKPGTIIAGPFHPAFGELVKSAIAFDRMHQQLANLFGARQTSSTISFYVPANELSIYRGQHNQNITRLKQLWRIDNLMVKAMRDNHKGIESGEKISMLNYSSI